TTATTACGTCCTCGCATTTCATTTCCTTAATGATAAAAAGGGTACTTTTCAAGGCATCAATAGCACAATTTAATGCAAATTTTCTGTCCATGTTGCTGCAGGAGCCGGGATGAAAAACGACTCTTTTAGCTCCCATCCAGATGGCAGCTTTTACAGAATTGATTATATAATTGATTGAATTATTTAATTTTTCTGCATCCTGGCTTGCAAGATTGATATAATAGGGAGCATGAATGCTTAAATGAATGTTGTAAGCTTTTGCTTTTTCTCCCAGTTTAATTGCAGTATCTTCTTTAATATTTATTCCGCGGCTTAAGGAATATTCGTAAGCATCAAGGCCCATATCCTTCAGCCACGCAGGCATCTCAAGGGATGATTTATGCCCTTGTTCATAAAAAGATTCTGAATTTCCTGCCGGTCCAAATTTTGGAGGCATAATTAAACCCCTTTCTAAAGTAAAATAGCCTGGTCTAATCCAGGCTTATTTATCTATATAACCTAAATGTGTCCATAACCCTGTTGGCTACAATGAGCGGAGAATCATACGATGTATCAATAAATATGTCAGCGGCGGTATATAACTGTTTCCTTTCCTCAATAAGGTTATATACTTCTTCTCTTGATTTTCCTGCAACTAAAGGCCGTGTATCGTTGCCGGATATCCTGTCATAAATGATGTCCTTATCGGCAGTCAAACAGACAATGATACCTCTTTTCTTAAGATTTGAAACGTTTTCGGGGCTTTTAACCACGCCTCCGCCGCAGGCTATTATGCTTTTATCCTGATTGGATAACTCCTTAATGACCTGCATTTCAATATATCTAAAATAGTCTTCCCCTTTTGTTTTAAAAATTTCACTGATTAAAAGCCCGCATTTATTTTGTATTTCATCATCGGAATCAACAAATCTATAGCCTAATTTTTCGCTTAATATCATTCCTGTTGTAGTTTTGCCGGTCCCCATAAATCCGATTAAAGCGATATTACCTTTCCTCATATTAACCTCACTCAAACATGTTCTCCTTGCTTGTCATGCCTTGTATGGGATAATCATA
The Oxobacter pfennigii DNA segment above includes these coding regions:
- a CDS encoding TIM barrel protein, translated to MPPKFGPAGNSESFYEQGHKSSLEMPAWLKDMGLDAYEYSLSRGINIKEDTAIKLGEKAKAYNIHLSIHAPYYINLASQDAEKLNNSINYIINSVKAAIWMGAKRVVFHPGSCSNMDRKFALNCAIDALKSTLFIIKEMKCEDVIICPETMGKRNQLGTLDEVLELCRLNEGLTPTIDFGHINALGQGSLKSKEDFEAVLIKTKNSLGEYRLKNLHCHFSRIEFTNNGEKKHWTYKDVQYGPDFPPLAELLVKYHMNPVIICESRGTMAEDALEMKNIYQSFLK
- a CDS encoding shikimate kinase — protein: MSEVNMRKGNIALIGFMGTGKTTTGMILSEKLGYRFVDSDDEIQNKCGLLISEIFKTKGEDYFRYIEMQVIKELSNQDKSIIACGGGVVKSPENVSNLKKRGIIVCLTADKDIIYDRISGNDTRPLVAGKSREEVYNLIEERKQLYTAADIFIDTSYDSPLIVANRVMDTFRLYR